Proteins found in one Acanthopagrus latus isolate v.2019 chromosome 3, fAcaLat1.1, whole genome shotgun sequence genomic segment:
- the edn1 gene encoding endothelin-1: MDLHVLISVLSVMYSWILCAVLAAPSGETTTASTTTQGRHVRTKRCSCATFLDKECVYFCHLDIIWVNTPERVVSYGLGNAPRTKRAVVGSMATSSSSSSGPRCQCSHEEDNTCRNFCRMGKRLRYETLPDTVIRSAQGDGCAEAQCKHKLAADTGRIKRMKSGNTKRVSPLAIRATLKTSLLLKKWRARQRHRARAWEGESVAS, encoded by the exons ATGGATTTACACGTTTTGATTTCCGTCTTATCAGTGATGTACTCCTGGATTTTGTGTGCAG TACTTGCAGCGCCTTCTGGAGAGACAACCAccgcctccaccaccacccaggGGCGCCATGTGCGGACCAAACGCTGCTCCTGCGCCACTTTCCTGGACAAGGAGTGCGTCTACTTCTGCCACCTGGACATCATATGGGTCAACACACCTGA GCGCGTGGTCTCCTACGGACTGGGCAACGCTCCCAGGACGAAGCGCGCGGTCGTGGGCTCCATggcaaccagcagcagcagcagcagtggaccCCGGTGTCAGTGTTCCCACGAAGAAGACAACACATGCAGGAACTTCTGCCGGATGGGAAAACGCCTCAG GTATGAGACGCTGCCAGACACGGTGATCCGCTCCGCCCAGGGCGATGGTTGTGCCGAGGCGCAGTGCAAACACAAGCTGGCAGCCGACACGGGCAGGATTAAAAG GATGAAGAGTGGCAACACGAAACGGGTGTCGCCTCTAGCGATCAGGGCCACCCTGAAGACCAGCCTGCTTCTGAAGAAATGGAGGGCGAGACAGCGCCACAGGGCGAGGGCATGGGAGGGCGAGAGCGTGGCCTCCTAA